In Leopardus geoffroyi isolate Oge1 chromosome D1, O.geoffroyi_Oge1_pat1.0, whole genome shotgun sequence, the genomic stretch TGAAGTGTTGTTTTATATCCTGTTGtatatttaagaataaacttttgtttaaaaaaaaaaaaaaaagcctgaggtCTTTCATACCTATTTAAGCATTTTTGTGTTAGTCCTTTCTAAGCGAAAGACAGCTGCAAAGTTAAACTTCCTGCCATAATAATATTTGGAGTTCAACATTTCATGGCAGGCAGGACAGTAAGTCCTgctgtgtatacatttttatacttGTTTCACCCTTGTATATTCTCTCTGGTCCTAGCTGAGCCCAAAGGGTGGGCTTTTCCAGTTGTCAGCATTTTACTCTCTATGGTTGCATTGGGTTGCTTTGGGGTATCAGCTCCTGGTGCTTACGCATCTGTTTCCTGCTGTCTGTTCCTCAGGGACACTATGTGGCGCATCTTTACTGGATCATTGCTAGTGGAGGAGAAGTCAAGTGCCCTTCTGCATGACCTTCGAGAGATTGAGGCCTGGATCTATCGATTGCTGCGCTCCCCAGTGCCTGTTTCTGGGCAGAAGCGAGTAGACATTGAAGTCCTACCCCAGGAGCTCCAACAAGCTCTGACCTTTGCTCTTCCAGACCCTTCTCGATTCACCCTAGTGGATTTCCCACTGCACCTTCCCTTGGAACTTCTGGGTGTGGATGCCTGTCTTCAGGTGCTAACCTGCATCCTGTTAGAGCACAAGGTGAGAGAGCCAGCTTTTTAGATCTTTAAGGACAGGGACTacatcttcttcatctttttgtcTCTAGGAGGTAACATGGTGCCAGGTATACGGCAGTACTCAGTAGATGTGGGTTGAATTAAGTGGGATGTGTTCAGAGGGTTTGCCACTCAGGTGAATTATCCTTAGCTAGACTGAACTAATTCTCTGGAAGTATCAGTAGTTCTAGTCTAATGAGTGGTCCTGGCATTGGGCGAACAAGAGCCAGAAAAGTAAGGCATGAGGCAGGGATAATTGTGGAAGCCATGCTCATGGAGCCCTACACATggtgaaatggaaattaaattgtAGCATTGGAAACTTTCCCCATAAACCTTATTTAGGCTGTTGGATGATCCTTATGGTATGGCTTGTGGCAGGTGGTGCTACAGTCCCGAGACTACAATGCCCTTTCCATGTCTGTGATGGCGTTTGTGGCGATGATCTACCCATTGGAGTATATGTTTCCTGTAATCCCACTGTTGCCCACCTGCATGGCATCGGCAGAACAGGTGAGTTTCAGGTGTTTTCTGGCTCTGTCACCTTTGTCTTCCAACTCTGGCCAGCTCTGAGGGAGAACGCCTGATGCCAAGAAGTTGTAAATCAGTACTGGTCTTCAATCCTTTACTCTAACTTCTTTGTCTGCAAAACATGACCTAACTTTGAACTGATTTGATGGCAAAACTTGTgttatttgtggtttttatttatcaGAGTAAATGTTAATCATTATAGGTTACTGGCCATGCTCCTGCAGGTGTTacataatatacagaatatacacTGTCGgctttctaaaatctgaaaaattatgAATACTAAAACACACCTAGCCTCAAGAGTTTTGGAAAAGAGATTATGGACCTGCATTTCCTCATCAAGAAAAATCCTCATGTGATAAGTGATCGaaatatgtttagtttttgtttcttaccctcttattttttttctacagctACTGTTGGCTCCAACTCCGTACATCATTGGGGTCCCTGCCAGCTTCTTCCTCTACAAACTGGACTTCAAAATGCCTGATGATGTATGGCTGGTGGATCTGGACAGCAATAGGGTAAGGTTCTTGGCTGAGATATTATAGAGTCCAGAATAGGATTGTGTTCTGTTTTTCTAGATTATTCCCAAGAAGGTCCTCAGTTGGTGGGTGATTTGTCTTGTGTGACTCAttgataccattttttttaatgcttagctTTTACTTTATTGGATAATAGGCCCTTGGTTAAGACCCAAACGAGTACAAGATTTAGTTTTGCCAGAATGAAGTGCTCCCCCGCATCTAGAAGCAGTAGGCAGTTGTGGTTGTGGGACCACTGCCTATGGTGtaggtcatctcatggttttcCTGGATATGGTTTCTAGTAAGACAGTGCCTTTCAGGCTTAAAATGTACAGTAATATTCTGTAGTGTGAATATACTCAAATTTCAGCAGGAAGCCCTTATATCTGTTTATagtaaaagtttagaaaatacaaataagtgtaaagaaataaataaaaaccaggggcatctgagtggctgtcgggtaagggtccaactcttgattttggctcaggtgatgatctcatggttcatgggtttgagccctgctttgggcttcaTGCTAAcattgtggagtctgcttggaatattctctctctctctttctctctctctctgactcttcccctcccacacgtgcacactcgctctctcaaaataaactttgaaaaaaaaaaaaaagaaaaaccatagtCCTATTGTCTGGACGTAGTCTCCAGTAACATTGAGGTATATTTCTTTtcaggtgtgtatgtatatcacaGCCGTGTATATGTGTGCCCCTAATACAcgtgtatatgtaatatatttgtaTGCATAATATACATGTtcacatatatgtgaaaatactGTGTATACAACTTCCACTTAACCCTTACGTAAGAGTAACTCCTGAGCGATTAATTCTAAGGTCgtgccttttgtcttttttctggtGCAGGTGATTGCCCCCACCAATGCAGAAGTGCTACCAATCCTGCCAGAACCGGAATCATTGGAGCTGAAAAAGCATCTGAAGCAGGTGAgtgaagaatgaagaggaagaggagcgGTAGCTACTCCCGGGTGGCTGCAGAGGCTGTAGCTGTTGTGAGAGCCCGTTTCCCTTCGGACCTCAGGTGGAATAGGTTTTCTTAGCCTCGGGTGGGCTTAAGAAGAGGTGTATCACATTTCTGGGTGGCAGGATGACTCTCAAAAAGGCTATTAGATATCTTCTAATTCATTGTATGCCTCCCACCCTCTAATACTTAGAAtgctatacatacatacatatatatatatataaaaaccttcattttctgtttcttgtcacGTGTACCATTCTTTGTGGCTTAGAGTGTTCTCTCAGTCCTGTAAGGAAAGAACTAGTTGTTTGGATAGTCTGGctccttttatattttcctcCTGAATTGACCTCTAGGTCCCTGAAGAATGCTTTCTTCAAAAATTCCTCTCTTTGAATAAtctcttaaatacattttttcattgcttttcttcctctcctgcaTGCTGAACACAGTACCTGAAGGTAAAATATGACAAGGCCCCATTCCTTTGCCCTGTTGTATGTGTTATGTAGGTCCACTAGTAGATAGCTCcgtatttatttttaggaatccCTTTGCCCTGTTGTATGTGTTATGTAGAACCACCAGTAGATAGCTCcgtatttatttttaggaatccTTGTTGTCATCTTCAGGGTCTTCAGGAATCTCTGTGTTGTCTTAGTTGCTAAGCAGTACCTCTGCTTGGTGTAAATGGGTCATTTTGTAGCATCCCTCTCATCATCCCTGCTGATGTAATATGGTGTCTTGTTACTGCAGAGTCTGTGAGGATTGCAAGTTGAGAaagttctctgtcttcctttgccGTGTTTTCATTCTTGATGGTTACTTTAGTATGACTAATGAGATGGAGAGATTGATATATAGAATGGTACTTTAAATGTTGGTAGGAGTTAAGATCCTTGGGCTCCTTAATCCTGTGTCCTTCCCCCCGCTACTtgaagtgtggtccatggaccagcagtGTTACTTTGCCTGCGGTTGTTAAAAGTGCAGAATCACCCCAGATATATTGAACCAGAAAAATCTGCACTTTTAACAACATTCCCGATGACTCCAATGCTCATGTATATTTAAGGAAGCCCTGCTGGtctagaccagtggttttcaaactgccCCATGGAGCCTCATAGGGGCTGATTTAGGCTGGTAACACTGAGCACGTGAGGTTCTGGGTTCCTTATGTCCTTCAGAGAAGCTTTACTTTTACGTGTCtcagttgtttatattttcatacagATTTCAACATGTTGttgaaaaagaacatttcatggctaaaataaatttgaaaattattgccCTGGACTTCAGATTTGATCAGGTTGCCTTGAACCAACCTGGCTTAAACTGCAAGGCTACATAATTCAGATCATCTTCTAAAGGTTAAAGTACGGTATTTGGATTCTGATTTCAAAGATTAAGGCTCTTTCCTAGGAGATGAGATTGGTCAGCTGCTCAGGAATCTGCCTTCTATAGGGGATTTCTTGTTGTTCCACAGGCCCTTGCCAGCATGAGTCTCAACACCCAGCCCATCCTCAATCTGGAGAAATTCCATGAAGGCCAAGAGATCCCCCTTCTCTTGGGAAGGCCCTCTAACGACTTGCAGTCCACACCTTCCACTGAATTCAACCCACTCATTTATGGCAATGATGTAGATTCTGTGGATGTCGCAACCAGGTACGACCAAGTCAACTAGACCATCACAGGTGCTTAGATTGGGTTCTGCTCTCTCATTACGTGTATTTGTCACCTTagtaaaagcaaagaagaatTAATTCATCGTACTTTCAGGCGTTTTAGGCCTTGAGTGAAGAAAGAGATTGATGATTCTTTAAGATCCCTTCCCCTTTGATGTTGGAAGCCTGTGAAATGATGACTTGGGGAGGTGGTCTGACACCTTGGATCATAGGAATCCTTCTAGCGCAGGGTGTGGGACTTGAATTATCTCACCATCCCCTTCTTCCCCAGAGTGGCCATGGTCCGCTTCTTCAACTCCCCCAACGTGCTGCAGGGTTTTCAGATGCACACACGTACCCTGCGCCTCTTCCCTCGGCCTGTGGTAGCTTTTCAAGCTGGCTCCTTTCTAGCCTCACGTCCCCGACAGACTCCTTTTGCTGAGAAGCTGGCCAGGACTCAGGCTGTGGAGTACTTTGGCGAATGGGTCCTTAACCCCACCAACTATGCCTTCCAGCGAATTCACAACAGTGAGtccacctgcccctgcctcttTGTCCTCCTGATGGctcttccctttgcttttcccttttctcatcttTGATCTGCCCCTTCCATTCCTATTTTGCTTTAGACGTTTCCCtacctttcttctttgttttgcttgttttttttcctccttgttgctaactctattctttttttctctgtgggtAGATATGTTTGATCCAGCCCTGATTGGTGACAAGCCAAAGTGGTATGCTCATCAGCTGCAGCCTATCCATTATCGAGTCTATGATAGCAATTCCCAGCTGGCGGAGGCACTGAGTGTGCCACCAGAGCGTGACTCTGACTCGGACCCTACTGATGACAGGTGAGCAGCAGCAAAACCGCTTTTTAAGGTCGAGAGGCTCTCGCTAGTCCTTATTGAGCACTATGGCAGAACCTCATAGGACTTAAACATTAGTGTTTGAAGCCTTGATGATATTTTGGTTGATTGTTTTGTGTTAGCTTCCTTATTTTATCTTGTTCCCTGACCTTAagagttttcctctttttttttttaagtttttaattttaattccaatatagttagcatacagtgttatgttagtttcaggtgtacaatacggTGATCCAGCAATTCTCACATTAGCCAGTGCTCATCATCATAAGTGTAGTCTTTAatcccatcacttatttcattcgtccccccatccacctcccctccagtagcCAAGTGTGCTCtatattgttaagagtctctttcttggtttgtctctctcttttttcttttgttcgattactttgtttcttgaattccacatataagtgaaatcatatggtatttgtctttctctgcttagcaaaatacactctagctccatccatgttgttgcaaatggcaagatttcattcttttttatgactgaataatagtccagggtgtgtgtgtgtgtgtgtgtgtgtgtgtgtgtgtgtgtgtgtatgtgtgtgtatgagaatgctccccttttttttttcctaatgctgATTGCTGGTACTTTTCCTGccccttcattctgttttatttttatttttatttttgtgctcTTCACTCTGTAGTGGCAGTGATAGCATGGATTATGATGACTCAAGCTCTTCTTACTCCTCCCTTGGTGACTTTGTCAGTGAAATGATGAAATGTGACATCAATGGTGATACCCCTAGTAAGTGTACTTGAGGAGATGGGCCAGCTCTGGGAGGGGTTGGAGGCTCTGGGATGGTGTGGTCTGTACCTGCCACCTTGGGTTTTGGCAGATGTGGATCCATTGACGCATGCAGCCCTGGGGGATGCCAGTGAGGTGGAGATTGCTGAGCTGCAGAACCAGAAGGAATCAGAGGAACCTGGCCCAGACAGCGAGAACCCTCAGGAAAACCCCCCGCTGCGCTCCAGCTCCAGCACCACCGCCAGCAGTAGCCCCAGCACCGTCGTCCATGGAGCTAATTCTGTACGTGAAGACTTGGAAGGGCGGATAAGTGAGAACTGTTACTTATGTGGGTCACACCTCCATTAGGAAGGCGAGGCTGAAGCTGTTAATTTGCCTCTTCATAGtcttcctgttttcctctctATACATCCCATAGCTTAGAGCCTAAGAGACGTAGTTTTGACTCCAGAAGGAACTCGTCGGGCTTTGTTCAGGGCTTAGCTAAGGTCCCCTTTGCATGGTTtgtggggacagagagcaggagtgTCATAGAGATCTTTTCTCACACATTCCCTTAGGATAGGAGATGGGAATCTAATAGACCTGGCTTGGCCTTGCCAAACTGAGGTAGGTAGGTATCACTGGGCACCAGGTgaccagtttttatttaatatggcCTTTAGGAACCTGCTGACTCAACGGAGGTGGACGATAAGGCAGCAGTAGGCGTTTCCAAGCCCCTCCCTACCACGCCTCCCAGCATTGGCAAATCGACCGCGGACAGGCGTCAGACAGAAATTGGAGAGGGGTCAGTGCGCCGGCGAACCTATGACAATCCATACTTCGAGCCCCAATATGGCTTTCCCCCTGAGGAAGATGATGATGAGCAGGGGGAAAGTTACACTCCCCGATTCAGCCAACATGTCAATGGCAATCGGTGAGAGCCTGGGGATTCCTTCTAGGTGGGTGACTGAAGGACCTCACCACAGAGGACCCCGGGTGAGGGTTAATCAGAAAGAGAAGTCTGAATGTTCTTGTGACCCGCCATCCCATGGTGGTGCCTTGATCTAGGCATATAGAAATTGTGGGAAGGGAGCGGTGACTGCAGTGTAGCATAGGGCCCACACTTCCAAGAGTAGGTACCCCTGCCTGGGGCTCATAGGTGCCACTGTGCATTCAAGGGCTCAAAAGCTGCTGCGGCCCAACAGCTTGAAACTGGCAAGCGACTCAGACGCAGAATCAGACTCTCGAGCGAGCTCTCCCACCTCCACCGTCTCCAACAACAGCACCGAGGGCTTCGGGGGCATCATGTCTTTTGCCAGTAAGTGCCTTCTGCTCTCATGCCTCTGTCCCGTTTTCTATGCAGTGGGGCCTGACTATGGTGGATGCTGCTTAGAACTTCAGAGGTAGAACTGGGTTGGCATTATCAAGCCCCAGTTCAGGTTGTTGCGGTGATAGTGAATAAGGTATTTCCAAGGGAAGTCAataaaggacagagacagagtagtCACTATCTTTATACCCAGAGATTTCAGTCTGTTTTGGGTAAGACAGCTGGTCAACTGAAAGATAgtcattatattaaaaatcatacacTTGTATGTATATCTTGTGGAAATATTCTGGTCATATTTGATTTGGGTACATATCTAATACCTTTTTTGCGTGGTGAAGGACTTTTTCATGAACATGCTTTGAAATCTATATGAGGTGACTTTTGTGCCTAGAGAATATTTCCAGAAATGAGGGGTGGTATCAGTTAAAGGTTGAGGACAGCCCAGGGGCCAGAGAAAGCCAACATTGGGTATAATTATGATTGTGAGTTTTTCTCAGAAGCCAGACAGGGACAGCACCAACTTTTGACCAAAAGTGCATTAACTGTATGGCTTTCATGCTGAGTTAGCAGTTGATGGGACATTTGTCCGTCCCCATGGGAGGTAGTCAGAGAAAGTTCTTACTGGGTTTTGAGCTATCCTGACAGTGGCCCCCATGTTTGCCCTGAATTAGACTTGGTCCTCTCTAAGGTAGATCAGAGGTACTGGGATTATgtttgaaaaggagaaagatggAGATGATGATATACTTATGCTCCTAACTCCTCGCTCTCACACCCTCCCCTTGATAGGCAGCCTATATCGGAACCACAGTACAAGCTTCAGCCTTTCAAACCTCACGCTACCCACCAAAGGTGCCCGAGAGAAGACCACACCCTTCCCCAGTCTGAAAGGTAACTACAGCCCTCCTTCTGCCTTACCAGGATTCTCCAGAAGATATTTCAGGCCTACGGGTGCTTGTCAGGAGCCCTGCGTATGACGAATCATTTGATCTGGCTGTTGCCCCTCATACCGCTTCTCATGGCTTTCATTGCACATTATGGGCTCTACTCGTTTTCAGATGGAAAGTGTCTTTGTAGCTGAAGAGACGGCCCTGTCGTATCATTTAGGATAATAGCAACTGAGATCACCGCTGCTTCTTAGGGGGAGCTTTGTCAGGTGTACATAATTAACACAGGGATCGTCAGCTGCTGCCAGTGATCTGCCAGGTTCCTGCTGCATGAATATAGGACAAGCTTCATCCCGATTAGCTGGCCCACTGAGGGATGCTCATAGAGAGCCTGGCAGTGTTACAGCGTCAGGAAGCCTCTTTGGCTTCCTGTCAACGTAGGGCCTGTGGGTGGGCCAGGTAGTATCGGTTGGCTTCTCCGGGCATTTAAGAccttatttgattttcatttgtgatCGCTGAGAGTTTGAAGAGCTCTTCTGCATTTACtctgacttttgtttgttttctctagaTGTTGTGCTGAACTATTTAATTACACTAGAAAGCATAGTGAGAAGCAGCTCCATATATTTTTCACCTGACTTCTCTTCCCAGTGATTAAAAATCCCAGGAATCTAAGGAGTGTTCTTTGGTGGGGCTGGAAACATAGGATagatgggcagagggacagaatAGCTAGTGGCGTAGGGGATTAACTAGCACTGTGGCGTAAATCTGCACCTGACTCTGTAGGTTAGGGGTAGAAAAGTGTTAGCGTCACCGGCTTTCATTTGATACAGTTGGGGAGGGGAGCAATTGAAGTGCTTTCACTGCATGCTCATGCTTCATTTGTGCACTTCCCACTCCCATCCACCTCCCATCCTCACACGCCAACCCCACGTCCCATGACAGCATCTGCAAGatgggtctcctctctctgcataCCAGCAAGCCCTGTGGACCCTGTGCTAGATGTTTCATGAAAACCAGCGGTCCTTCTTTCATGCATGTGCCTGTTTAGTACCCGAAGGTCCCTTGTGTCATGTACCCTGCCCCTGGCTCTGAGAGGCCATAGTCTTAAGAATGGTCTTTCCTAGAGCCTTGGTTGATTCCTGATCTCTTGGCTTCCAGCTCTGAGGTGCCTGAGAACTAAGGTTATGTGCACTAAGCTTTGGGAGAATCCTCAGACTATCTGACTTACAGCTCCATCGAGGGATATAGGGGTTGTGGTATCATGGTGCACCTACTAATTGTGTATTTTGTGTCCCAGTATTTGGGCTAAATACTCTAATGGAGATTGTTACTGAAGCCGGCCCCGGGAGTGGTGAAGGTGGGTCTTGCCCGTGAGCTGTGCATGATCTTTTTTTCCTAGCATCTTCTGTGCCTGCCTGAGGGCCATCCTCCTCATGGAGCAAGCGGTACCACATGGGTGACCTGCCTTGCCCTGTCCCCCGTGACGCCCGTGCTTGCCCGTGGGGCATGCTGCTGGTGCATGTGGAGTGGCCTGAGTCTCCATCCCCACTTCCTCCACATTGCCATGGCTGGTTTCTACCTATGTGTGATGCCCTGGGGTCACCCTCACCCGGCCCTTCTGGGGAACGGGTGTGGAACGTGGCTTCCCAGGGCTGTGCTGACAAGGCTGCTGGACTACAGTAGTGATGTCTCTCATTCCTACCTTCCTGGCTATAGGAAACAGGAGGGCCTTAGTGGACCAGAAGTCATCTGTTATTAAACACAGCCCAACAGTGAAAAGAGAGCCTCCATCACCTCAGGGTCGATCCAGCAATTCTAGGTAATCCATGGCTAAGCTATTACAAAAGATCTCTGATAGAGGTAGCGATTCCTGTACCACACTGTAGGGAGGCTCAGGAGTGGGAGAGAACCTGTCAGTTGGGTGGATGAAATCAATTCTTGGGAGCCCTGCGCATTCTGACTTCCCATGCAACAGTAGTAGCTCACCCTGGTGAGAAGAATGAAACAGCAGTGGTGGGTATGTGGGCACACCAGGCGATCTGGAgcggtggggggtgcaggggactTGCACCCCTGGAGGCTTGGCTTTGCGTTTTGCCCCTGGAGGCAAACATCTAGTCTGGTGAAAGAGGCGGGGTGCTCTGCAAAGAAGCCGATGACCACAGAAGCTGTGTGTGGACCCCGTAGTGAGAACCAGCAGTTCCTGAAGGAGGTGGTGCACAGTGTGCTGGACGGCCAGGGCGTTGGCTGGCTCAACATGAAAAAGGTGCGCCGGCTGCTGGAGAGTGAGCAGCTGCGCGTCTTTGTCCTGAGCAAGCTGAACCGCACAGTGCAGTCGGAGGACGACGCCCGGCAAGATGTCATCCCTGATGTGGTCAGTGTCTGGGGTGAGGAGCTGGAATCAACTGCCGGAGGGACCTGGACCCCGAAGGCAATTTTGCCCACTCCAGCCCCTGGGTTATTGTTGCAGGAGGTCAGTCGAAAGGTGTACAAGGGGATGCTAGACCTGCTCAAGTGCACGGTGCTCAGCCTGGAGCAGTCCTATGCCCACGCGGGCCTGGGAGGCATGGCCAGCACCTTTGGGCTTCTGGAGATTGCCCAGACCCACTACTACAGTAAAGGTAGGGATCGCACCAGCTGGGTGGGCGCTGTCCACAACTCTTCCACTCATCTCCAAAGAAGGCTTGTTCCTTCACAGGTTTCCCAGTGCCAGGCTGTTTCCCCTCAGGCTTCggggtttcc encodes the following:
- the MADD gene encoding MAP kinase-activating death domain protein isoform X6, with product MVQKKKFCPRLLDYLVIVGARHPSSDSVAQTPELLRRYPLEDHAEFPLPPDVVFFCQPEGCLSVRQRRMSLRDDTSFVFTLTDKDTGVTRYGICVNFYRSFQKRMPKEKGEGGGGSRGKEGPRATCASEEVGTESSESGLSLQPPNADSAPEVNQSPRGKPRAKAGSRSRNSTLTSLCVLSHYPFFSTFRECLYTLKRLVDCCSERLLGKKLGIPRGIQRDTMWRIFTGSLLVEEKSSALLHDLREIEAWIYRLLRSPVPVSGQKRVDIEVLPQELQQALTFALPDPSRFTLVDFPLHLPLELLGVDACLQVLTCILLEHKVVLQSRDYNALSMSVMAFVAMIYPLEYMFPVIPLLPTCMASAEQLLLAPTPYIIGVPASFFLYKLDFKMPDDVWLVDLDSNRVIAPTNAEVLPILPEPESLELKKHLKQALASMSLNTQPILNLEKFHEGQEIPLLLGRPSNDLQSTPSTEFNPLIYGNDVDSVDVATRVAMVRFFNSPNVLQGFQMHTRTLRLFPRPVVAFQAGSFLASRPRQTPFAEKLARTQAVEYFGEWVLNPTNYAFQRIHNNMFDPALIGDKPKWYAHQLQPIHYRVYDSNSQLAEALSVPPERDSDSDPTDDSGSDSMDYDDSSSSYSSLGDFVSEMMKCDINGDTPNVDPLTHAALGDASEVEIAELQNQKESEEPGPDSENPQENPPLRSSSSTTASSSPSTVVHGANSEPADSTEVDDKAAVGVSKPLPTTPPSIGKSTADRRQTEIGEGSVRRRTYDNPYFEPQYGFPPEEDDDEQGESYTPRFSQHVNGNRAQKLLRPNSLKLASDSDAESDSRASSPTSTVSNNSTEGFGGIMSFASSLYRNHSTSFSLSNLTLPTKGAREKTTPFPSLKVFGLNTLMEIVTEAGPGSGEGNRRALVDQKSSVIKHSPTVKREPPSPQGRSSNSSENQQFLKEVVHSVLDGQGVGWLNMKKVRRLLESEQLRVFVLSKLNRTVQSEDDARQDVIPDVEVSRKVYKGMLDLLKCTVLSLEQSYAHAGLGGMASTFGLLEIAQTHYYSKEPDKRKRSPTESVNTPVGKDPGLAGRGDPKAMTQLRVPQLGPRAPSAAGKGPKELDTRSLKEENFVASIELWNKHQEVKKQKALEKQRPEVIKPVFDLGETEEKKSQISADSGVSLTSGSQRTDPDSVIGVSPAVMIRSSSQDSEVSTVVSNSSGETLGADSDLSSNAGDGAGGEGSAHLASSRGTLSDSEIETNSATSTIFGKAHSLKPSVKEKLVGSPVRSSEDVSQRVYLYEGLLGRDKGSMWDQLEDAAMETFSISKERSTLWDQMQFWEDAFLDAVMLEREGMGMDQGPQEMIDRYLSLGEHDRKRLEDDEDRLLATLLHNLISYMLLMKVNKNDIRKKVRRLMGKSHIGLVYSQQINEVLDQLANLNGRDLSIRSSGSRHMKKQTFVVHAGTDTNGDIFFMEVCDDCVVLRSNIGTVYERWWYEKLINMTYCPKTKVLCLWRRNGSETQLNKFYTKKCRELYYCVKDSMERAAARQQSIKPGPELGGEFPVQDMKTGEGGLLQVTLEGINLKFMHNQVFIELNHIKKCNTVRGVFVLEEFVPEIKEVVSHKYKTPMAHEICYSVLCLFSYVAAVRSSEEDLRTPPRPVSS
- the MADD gene encoding MAP kinase-activating death domain protein isoform X40, with amino-acid sequence MVQKKKFCPRLLDYLVIVGARHPSSDSVAQTPELLRRYPLEDHAEFPLPPDVVFFCQPEGCLSVRQRRMSLRDDTSFVFTLTDKDTGVTRYGICVNFYRSFQKRMPKEKGEGGGGSRGKEGPRATCASEEVGTESSESGLSLQPPNADSAPEVNQSPRGKPRAKAGSRSRNSTLTSLCVLSHYPFFSTFRECLYTLKRLVDCCSERLLGKKLGIPRGIQRDTMWRIFTGSLLVEEKSSALLHDLREIEAWIYRLLRSPVPVSGQKRVDIEVLPQELQQALTFALPDPSRFTLVDFPLHLPLELLGVDACLQVLTCILLEHKVVLQSRDYNALSMSVMAFVAMIYPLEYMFPVIPLLPTCMASAEQLLLAPTPYIIGVPASFFLYKLDFKMPDDVWLVDLDSNRVIAPTNAEVLPILPEPESLELKKHLKQALASMSLNTQPILNLEKFHEGQEIPLLLGRPSNDLQSTPSTEFNPLIYGNDVDSVDVATRVAMVRFFNSPNVLQGFQMHTRTLRLFPRPVVAFQAGSFLASRPRQTPFAEKLARTQAVEYFGEWVLNPTNYAFQRIHNNMFDPALIGDKPKWYAHQLQPIHYRVYDSNSQLAEALSVPPERDSDSDPTDDSGSDSMDYDDSSSSYSSLGDFVSEMMKCDINGDTPNVDPLTHAALGDASEVEIAELQNQKESEEPGPDSENPQENPPLRSSSSTTASSSPSTVVHGANSEPADSTEVDDKAAVGVSKPLPTTPPSIGKSTADRRQTEIGEGSVRRRTYDNPYFEPQYGFPPEEDDDEQGESYTPRFSQHVNGNRAQKLLRPNSLKLASDSDAESDSRASSPTSTVSNNSTEGFGGIMSFASSLYRNHSTSFSLSNLTLPTKGAREKTTPFPSLKVFGLNTLMEIVTEAGPGSGEGNRRALVDQKSSVIKHSPTVKREPPSPQGRSSNSSENQQFLKEVVHSVLDGQGVGWLNMKKVRRLLESEQLRVFVLSKLNRTVQSEDDARQDVIPDVEVSRKVYKGMLDLLKCTVLSLEQSYAHAGLGGMASTFGLLEIAQTHYYSKEPDKRKRSPTESVNTPVGKDPGLAGRGDPKAMTQLRVPQLGPRAPSAAGKGPKELDTRSLKEENFVASIELWNKHQEVKKQKALEKQRPEVIKPVFDLGETEEKKSQISADSGVSLTSGSQRTDPDSVIGVSPAVMIRSSSQDSEVSNSSGETLGADSDLSSNAGDGAGGEGSAHLASSRGTLSDSEIETNSATSTIFGKAHSLKPSVKEKLVGSPVRSSEDVSQRVYLYEGLLGRDKGSMWDQLEDAAMETFSISKERSTLWDQMQFWEDAFLDAVMLEREGMGMDQGPQEMIDRYLSLGEHDRKRLEDDEDRLLATLLHNLISYMLLMKVNKNDIRKKVRRLMGKSHIGLVYSQQINEVLDQLANLNGRDLSIRSSGSRHMKKQTFVVHAGTDTNGDIFFMEVCDDCVVLRSNIGTVYERWWYEKLINMTYCPKTKVLCLWRRNGSETQLNKFYTKKCRELYYCVKDSMERAAARQQSIKPGPELGGEFPVQDMKTGEGGLLQVTLEGINLKFMHNQFLKLKKW